The genome window CGGTGCAAGATTTCCGGGGCAGTTCCGTAAATCGAAAACACATTTTGCAGCCCAAAACGGCCGTAGTTGAACTCGATCGCAGAAGTACCAGAAACCGTTTTTTCGATCGCGTACACCTCAGACTGCGGGAATAAACGAGCAATTTCGATCGACACAGAACCGTTACCAGCACCCACATCCCAGACAACCTGTCCCGGTTGCAAAGCCAATTGTGCCAGCACCAACACCCGCACTTCCCGTTCAACCGTCAAACCCGGCCTGTCGCCGCAACCGATAAAAGCTGCATCCGGTATGCCCAACAAAGGCAACTTTTCCAAATCCAAAGGTTCTGCCCTCGGCGGGGACTCCCGCAGCATCACAACCACGCTCAGCGGTGCAAAAGACTCTCCCAGCAAAGCAGACAGAGAACGGAGGCCCACCCGCTCGTGGGCCGAACCCAAATTCTCGCAAACCCAAAACTGGTAGCGTGCAGGCAAATCTAGAGCTTTCACCAAATTGGCCAGGGCCGCCGGAGTATGAGTTTCGTCGGCGAGCACCGCAATTTTCTCGACACCGAGTTTGAGTTTTGCAGTCAGTTCCTCAAAATAACGTCCTTGAGAGCCAACAAAATGAGCGTCTTGCCAAGGGATTTGCAAGCGGTTAAAAGCCAACTGCACAGAACTGACGTGGGGGTGAAAAGTCAATTTTTCTGCCGGCAATTGGGAAATTAACAACTTTCCCCAGCCGTAGAACAGCGGGTCGCCGGCCACTAAAATTACGATCGGTCGATCGCGGGGTTCCACCGTCCCCGCAGAGGGTTCTAATTCGGCTTGGGTCGCCCACCAGCGCCGAATTTCCAGAACTGCTTCGGTCAAATCTTCCAAAGCCCAGCGCTCTCCGTCGTGCTGGGGAAAATAGCTCAAATGGCGCTCGCTCCCTATTAGCAGAGCGGCCATTTCTACAACCTGCCGCGCCGATTCGCTCAGCCCAGCAGCTCCATCTAAACCGATACCAACAACGTGTACTGTCACTTTTTAAGCAAAAAGTAAAAAACCAGAATTATTGATTTTTCCTGGTTTTTCATAAATTTTTTCCTTGACTTTACTGTCAAACAAAAATAATTAAAGCATTTAATAGGCAATATCCTGACTCTTGTCAAAGGGGAGAGAGGGAGAGGGGGCGAGAGAGTGGGAGAGTGGGAGATGGGGAGAGTGGCAGATGGAAAAAATCTTCACATCAATCCTATTCCTTTTTCCTTTTTCCTTCTTCCCTCTTCCTTCTTCCCTCTTCCTTCGTTAAAACTCAAAAACAGGCCAGTCCGGTTGCCGGAGGTAGGTGGCCATGTCCTCAAAC of Oscillatoria nigro-viridis PCC 7112 contains these proteins:
- a CDS encoding bifunctional cobalt-precorrin-7 (C(5))-methyltransferase/cobalt-precorrin-6B (C(15))-methyltransferase, coding for MTVHVVGIGLDGAAGLSESARQVVEMAALLIGSERHLSYFPQHDGERWALEDLTEAVLEIRRWWATQAELEPSAGTVEPRDRPIVILVAGDPLFYGWGKLLISQLPAEKLTFHPHVSSVQLAFNRLQIPWQDAHFVGSQGRYFEELTAKLKLGVEKIAVLADETHTPAALANLVKALDLPARYQFWVCENLGSAHERVGLRSLSALLGESFAPLSVVVMLRESPPRAEPLDLEKLPLLGIPDAAFIGCGDRPGLTVEREVRVLVLAQLALQPGQVVWDVGAGNGSVSIEIARLFPQSEVYAIEKTVSGTSAIEFNYGRFGLQNVFSIYGTAPEILHRLRPPHRIFIGGSGGGLTKILGVCALRLLPGGSIVLALDAFEDIATVLSWMGDRVRREPHWSYRILQVQLSRSVAGGNSTRFDALRPVSIVTIDRHLN